A stretch of the Flavobacterium sp. 5 genome encodes the following:
- a CDS encoding LuxR C-terminal-related transcriptional regulator: MNLKINKLKTVWEAAGVTTELTSLIHQFNFDKIINSLISVGPFYFYIIDFCDMSLSNVSPYISEIHGFNSETVTFDDILNTIHPDDMEFVSKAEATYFEFLYNKLGKENTLNYKANYSFRSRMKNGEYCMLNHQSIILTMDDDCRIGKSLNIHTNIDHLTKTNTNTISLIGLNNEPSYTNIDVVFDFKNITAFSKREIEIIKLISEGYTNKKIADFLVISEYTVKTHRKNINYKSGSKNSIELIRKCLLLGLI, encoded by the coding sequence ATGAATCTAAAAATAAACAAGCTAAAAACAGTTTGGGAGGCTGCAGGAGTAACAACAGAACTAACTTCTTTAATTCATCAATTCAACTTTGATAAAATTATAAATTCTTTAATTAGTGTAGGACCTTTTTATTTTTATATAATAGATTTTTGTGACATGTCACTATCTAATGTTAGTCCATACATATCTGAAATTCATGGATTTAACTCTGAAACAGTTACTTTTGATGATATCTTAAATACAATTCATCCTGATGATATGGAGTTTGTTTCAAAAGCTGAAGCCACTTATTTTGAGTTCCTTTATAATAAATTAGGAAAAGAAAATACGCTCAATTACAAAGCAAATTATTCCTTTAGAAGTCGAATGAAAAATGGGGAATATTGCATGCTCAATCACCAATCTATAATCCTCACAATGGATGATGACTGCCGCATTGGAAAATCCCTCAATATCCACACAAATATAGATCATCTTACCAAAACCAATACCAATACAATTTCACTTATAGGCTTAAATAATGAGCCCTCATATACTAATATAGATGTGGTTTTTGATTTTAAGAATATCACAGCATTTTCAAAAAGAGAAATTGAAATTATAAAGCTTATTTCCGAAGGGTATACTAACAAAAAAATTGCTGATTTTCTTGTTATTAGTGAATACACCGTAAAAACTCATCGAAAAAACATCAATTATAAATCAGGTTCAAAAAACTCAATAGAATTAATTCGTAAATGTTTGCTATTAGGTTTGATTTAA
- a CDS encoding SRPBCC family protein, with product MSESNLKCSEADMLIRKPVSEVFQAFIDPEVTKHFWFTKGSHKLEVDKEVIWEWEMYNFSTKVVAKEIIPNHKIAINWFTSEQPTSVDFNFKTLSDGSTFVSIKHYGFDKTGDELLETIKDSTGGFTIVLAGLKAYLEHGINLNLILDKFPKELMQHGN from the coding sequence ATGTCAGAGAGTAATTTAAAATGTTCAGAAGCTGATATGCTAATTAGAAAACCTGTTTCAGAGGTTTTTCAAGCATTTATTGATCCAGAAGTGACCAAACATTTTTGGTTTACAAAAGGTAGCCACAAGCTAGAAGTAGATAAAGAGGTAATTTGGGAATGGGAAATGTATAATTTCTCGACCAAAGTAGTGGCAAAAGAAATTATTCCTAATCACAAAATAGCTATTAATTGGTTTACTTCAGAACAACCTACCAGTGTTGATTTTAATTTCAAAACACTAAGCGACGGTTCTACTTTTGTAAGTATCAAACATTATGGTTTTGATAAAACCGGAGATGAATTATTAGAAACAATTAAGGATTCGACAGGTGGTTTTACCATTGTTCTTGCTGGACTCAAAGCCTATTTGGAGCATGGTATCAATTTGAATCTTATTCTAGACAAATTTCCGAAAGAACTAATGCAACACGGGAACTAA
- a CDS encoding HD domain-containing protein, translating to MSNLDLINKTILFVKEKLANAEGGHDWFHIQRVYKNALLIARRETCDETVVKLGALLHDIADSKFHDGDETVGPKVARDFLESEGVSEDTITHVIQIIDNISFKGGNNEKVFSSIELDIVQDADRLDAIGAIGIARAFNYGGFKNRPMHDPQIAPKLNMTKEEYKNSVAPTINHFYEKLLLLKDKMNTPTGEEIAQKRHEYMQGFLAQFYAEWDGEL from the coding sequence ATGAGTAATCTGGATTTAATAAATAAAACAATCCTTTTTGTAAAAGAGAAATTAGCCAATGCTGAAGGCGGTCACGATTGGTTTCACATTCAGCGAGTATATAAAAATGCGTTATTAATAGCCCGAAGAGAAACTTGTGATGAGACAGTTGTAAAGCTTGGAGCTTTGCTTCATGATATTGCAGATAGTAAATTTCATGATGGAGATGAAACGGTAGGTCCAAAAGTTGCCCGCGATTTTTTAGAAAGCGAAGGTGTTTCTGAAGATACAATTACACATGTTATTCAAATCATCGATAACATCTCTTTTAAGGGAGGAAATAACGAAAAAGTATTCTCGTCTATCGAATTGGATATCGTTCAGGACGCGGATCGTTTAGACGCTATAGGTGCCATTGGAATTGCGAGAGCATTCAATTATGGAGGATTCAAGAATAGACCGATGCATGACCCTCAAATTGCTCCTAAATTGAACATGACAAAGGAGGAGTACAAAAATAGTGTGGCGCCTACAATAAATCACTTTTATGAAAAGTTATTATTGCTAAAAGACAAAATGAATACTCCAACTGGCGAGGAAATAGCTCAAAAAAGGCATGAATATATGCAAGGTTTTTTGGCGCAGTTCTATGCAGAATGGGATGGAGAGTTGTAG
- a CDS encoding acyl-ACP desaturase gives MSIKNIRLEVMQFLENKVDSFVDQYLIPVEQIWQPSDFLPNSESDNFLEEVKELREISKDLPYDFWVAMVGDMITEEALPTYENWLMEVEGVDNEARNGWSKWVRQWTGEENRHGDLLNKYLYLSGRVNMREIEMTTQHLISDGFDIGTGRDPYKNFIYTSFQELATYVSHNRVSQLAKSYGDKKLAKMCKMIAGDEMRHHHAYSQFVTEIFKVDPSEMMLAFQYMMKAKIVMPAHFLRESGNKISSAFEHFSDSAQRIGVYTANDYVEIMQKLIDKWEIDKIGGLTDEAEKARDYLMKLPARMARISERLVIPSESFQFKWVEPARL, from the coding sequence ATGTCTATAAAAAACATTCGTCTGGAAGTAATGCAATTTCTAGAAAATAAGGTAGATAGCTTTGTGGATCAATACTTGATACCAGTAGAACAAATTTGGCAGCCATCAGACTTTTTACCCAATTCCGAAAGCGATAATTTCCTTGAAGAAGTAAAAGAGCTTAGAGAAATTTCCAAAGACCTTCCTTATGATTTTTGGGTAGCTATGGTTGGAGATATGATTACCGAAGAAGCACTACCAACCTACGAAAACTGGTTGATGGAAGTAGAAGGCGTCGATAACGAAGCAAGAAATGGCTGGTCAAAATGGGTTCGTCAATGGACTGGTGAAGAAAATCGTCATGGTGATTTATTGAATAAATACTTGTATTTGTCCGGTCGTGTGAATATGCGCGAAATAGAAATGACTACGCAACATTTAATTAGCGATGGTTTTGATATTGGAACTGGCAGAGATCCTTATAAAAACTTTATTTACACAAGTTTTCAAGAGTTAGCTACTTATGTTTCTCACAACAGGGTGTCGCAATTGGCTAAAAGTTACGGAGATAAAAAATTAGCAAAAATGTGTAAAATGATTGCTGGTGATGAAATGCGTCATCATCATGCATACAGTCAGTTTGTAACTGAAATTTTCAAAGTAGATCCAAGCGAAATGATGCTTGCGTTTCAATATATGATGAAAGCTAAAATTGTAATGCCTGCACATTTCTTAAGAGAATCTGGAAATAAAATCAGTTCTGCTTTCGAACATTTTTCTGATTCAGCACAACGAATTGGGGTTTATACTGCCAACGATTATGTGGAAATCATGCAAAAATTAATCGACAAATGGGAAATCGACAAAATTGGAGGTTTAACAGATGAAGCAGAGAAAGCTCGTGATTATTTGATGAAATTACCCGCTAGAATGGCAAGAATCTCTGAAAGATTAGTAATTCCTTCAGAATCATTTCAATTTAAATGGGTAGAACCAGCGAGACTATAA
- a CDS encoding 1-acyl-sn-glycerol-3-phosphate acyltransferase, whose amino-acid sequence MQKLISYPLSFIVLVLILLTLSVFHPIQWICLNVFGYQAHKKSVDYLNFILLKIVILLGTTFSFENRESIPKGVPIIFVANHQSLYDIIMSIWYLRRFHPKFVSKKELAKGIPSVSYNLRHGGSVVIDRKNPKQAIPAIKKIADYIEEHKRSAVIFPEGTRSKDGKPKEFAETGLKILCKNAPSAYVVPISINNSWKLVKYGTFPYGLGNRITFVVHEAFAVKDFEFKEIMQKTESAIVNGIKI is encoded by the coding sequence ATGCAGAAGTTAATTTCGTATCCCTTATCTTTTATCGTTTTAGTTTTAATTCTGTTGACTTTGTCGGTGTTTCACCCAATTCAATGGATTTGTTTGAATGTTTTTGGTTATCAGGCGCATAAAAAAAGCGTTGATTATCTTAACTTTATATTACTAAAGATTGTTATATTATTAGGAACGACTTTTAGTTTTGAAAACAGAGAAAGTATTCCAAAAGGAGTGCCTATCATTTTTGTAGCGAATCATCAGAGTTTGTATGATATCATTATGTCAATTTGGTATTTAAGAAGATTTCACCCAAAATTCGTTAGCAAAAAAGAATTAGCTAAAGGAATTCCAAGTGTTTCTTATAATTTAAGACATGGGGGATCGGTAGTTATAGATAGAAAAAATCCAAAACAAGCTATACCTGCTATTAAAAAAATTGCAGATTACATAGAAGAACATAAACGTTCAGCAGTAATTTTTCCAGAAGGAACACGAAGTAAAGACGGAAAACCAAAGGAATTTGCAGAAACAGGTTTGAAAATATTATGCAAAAATGCTCCATCGGCATATGTAGTTCCAATAAGCATTAATAATTCTTGGAAACTAGTAAAATATGGAACTTTTCCTTATGGTTTAGGAAATCGTATTACCTTTGTAGTGCACGAAGCATTCGCGGTAAAAGATTTTGAGTTTAAAGAAATCATGCAAAAAACCGAGTCGGCTATTGTAAACGGAATAAAAATTTAA
- a CDS encoding lysophospholipid acyltransferase family protein — protein MSNKKRFIIFEYNFLIMKKFLLYPVTMVYYAIYFTIMCILQPIEWVAFKLFGNQGLQTIFNYIAYISLKCNHILGSRFTFENIEFIPKNVPVIFVANHQSLLDTAGIIWYLRKFNCFFVTKKELAKGIPSVSYFLRNAEYVLIDRNNPKQAIPKIKSLAEYIEKENYSAVIFPEGTRSKTGEPKEFAESGLKILCKYAPSAYVVPISINDSWKVYQYGYFPLSFGNHIVFTVHRPLKISDFSFEEVMKKTQNAIVQGVKV, from the coding sequence TTGAGTAATAAAAAGAGATTTATTATTTTTGAGTATAATTTTTTAATAATGAAGAAGTTTTTATTATATCCAGTAACGATGGTATATTATGCTATCTATTTTACAATTATGTGTATTTTGCAACCAATAGAATGGGTTGCTTTTAAGCTTTTTGGAAATCAGGGATTACAAACAATCTTTAATTATATAGCTTATATCAGTTTAAAGTGTAATCATATTTTAGGCAGTAGATTTACTTTTGAAAATATTGAGTTTATTCCCAAAAACGTTCCCGTTATATTTGTGGCTAATCATCAAAGTTTACTTGACACCGCCGGAATTATTTGGTATTTGAGAAAATTTAATTGCTTTTTTGTAACGAAAAAAGAACTTGCAAAGGGTATACCAAGTGTTTCTTATTTTTTACGCAATGCGGAATATGTACTTATTGATCGAAATAACCCCAAACAAGCTATTCCGAAAATAAAATCTTTGGCCGAATATATTGAAAAAGAAAATTACTCCGCTGTTATTTTTCCGGAAGGAACGCGAAGTAAAACAGGAGAACCAAAGGAATTTGCAGAAAGCGGACTTAAAATTTTATGTAAATATGCACCATCAGCATACGTTGTCCCTATAAGTATTAATGATTCATGGAAAGTATATCAATATGGTTATTTTCCTTTAAGTTTTGGAAATCACATTGTTTTTACAGTTCATAGACCTTTGAAAATAAGTGATTTTTCATTTGAAGAGGTCATGAAAAAAACACAAAATGCCATTGTTCAAGGTGTGAAAGTTTAA
- a CDS encoding ribonuclease P protein component, whose translation MNFTYPKNEKLKSKITIGLLFTKGKSVAKYPLRLVYNTGTFGEGEKIKIGVSVSKKYFKKAVDRNYFKRVLRETYRLNKHLLLDNLDQPYSFMFFYQCKDKLSFEEINTKTIQLFEKFVLQIKNEKQQPDAEV comes from the coding sequence ATGAACTTTACCTATCCTAAAAACGAAAAACTAAAAAGCAAAATTACCATTGGATTATTATTTACCAAAGGCAAATCGGTGGCAAAATATCCGTTGCGATTAGTTTATAATACAGGAACTTTTGGTGAAGGCGAAAAAATAAAAATTGGTGTTTCAGTTTCCAAAAAATATTTCAAAAAAGCCGTAGACCGTAATTATTTCAAAAGAGTACTCCGCGAAACGTATAGACTTAATAAACATTTACTGCTGGACAATCTGGATCAGCCTTACTCGTTTATGTTTTTTTATCAATGCAAAGACAAATTGTCTTTTGAAGAAATCAACACCAAAACTATACAGTTGTTTGAGAAATTCGTATTGCAGATAAAAAACGAAAAACAACAACCCGATGCGGAAGTATAG
- a CDS encoding DUF4349 domain-containing protein: MKSKLIIVFALFFVSLSCKKTDAAAEESADMKMEVLSAPAKAIVSDDANSYESDDTENKIPEQKIIKTGNLKFETDNLETTYQQVKSAVIKGKAFIQNDSEGKDYNSVYRKVIVRIPNENFDVFIKDVSNGVSYFDNKEINAQDVTAEYIDLDARLKTKRKLENRYLELLAKANKMPDMLAIEAQLSTIREEIEAKEGQLKYLQNQVSMSTITIEFYKTVAEKSGVTISYGAKVWNSFKSGFYSISSFFLWLLEVWPFIILAILLFYFIRKRFKKKNI, encoded by the coding sequence ATGAAATCAAAATTAATAATTGTCTTTGCATTATTTTTCGTCTCACTAAGTTGCAAAAAAACAGACGCAGCTGCTGAAGAATCAGCTGATATGAAAATGGAAGTGCTTTCGGCACCTGCAAAAGCGATAGTTAGTGATGATGCTAATTCCTATGAATCAGATGATACTGAGAATAAAATTCCAGAACAAAAAATAATCAAAACTGGTAATCTTAAATTTGAAACAGATAATTTAGAAACCACTTATCAGCAAGTTAAATCTGCTGTAATAAAAGGGAAAGCCTTCATACAAAACGATAGTGAAGGAAAAGATTATAATTCGGTTTACAGGAAAGTAATAGTCCGAATCCCAAATGAAAACTTTGATGTTTTTATAAAAGATGTTTCAAATGGTGTTTCTTATTTTGACAACAAAGAAATTAACGCACAAGATGTTACTGCCGAATACATTGACCTTGATGCAAGATTAAAAACCAAAAGAAAATTAGAAAACAGGTATTTAGAGCTTTTAGCAAAAGCCAACAAAATGCCTGATATGTTGGCTATTGAAGCACAGCTTTCAACTATTCGCGAAGAAATTGAAGCAAAAGAAGGACAATTGAAATACCTTCAAAATCAAGTTTCGATGAGCACTATAACAATAGAATTTTACAAAACAGTCGCTGAAAAAAGTGGCGTAACAATTTCCTACGGAGCCAAAGTATGGAATTCATTTAAGTCTGGGTTTTATAGTATCTCCAGTTTCTTTTTATGGTTATTAGAAGTTTGGCCTTTTATTATTTTAGCAATACTTCTGTTTTATTTTATTAGAAAACGATTCAAGAAAAAAAACATATAA
- a CDS encoding S41 family peptidase, translating to MRTLFQKKVIIPVVASAFLFVGVSFKDDYFEIAKQLEIFTTLFKELNKNYVDETTPAELMNNAVKGMLSSLDPYTVYFNEQEVLKFKINNTGEYTGIGALITRENDKLILKEPYKNFPADKAGLKAGDEIIQIGDTPLADFKDDASQLFKGSKNTKIDVKYIRQGKPYSTVIVLDEVEIKSVPYFAKIDDKTGYIVLAHFNRKASTETKEALEQLKRQGAERIVLDLRGNPGGLLNEAVNICNLFVARNEIIVTTKSKIEKHNNTYKTSQDPIDTTIPLVILVNGRSASASEIVSGALQDLDRAVVLGSRSFGKGLVQRPVELTYGTQLKVTISRYYTPSGRCIQALDYAHKDKNGVAIRTQAKNYNAFKTRKGRTVYDGGGILPDIEMEETKTSPIANALLKNDGIFNYATNYYYKNPNLGTKIPVITDADYMDFKQFLKAQKFTFDTDTEIALKNTLATAKTEKLDEAIAPEYQQLLLALQKSENALLDKNQKEIKGLLLDELIKRYQYQEGLYDYYIKNNPEIKKAVTILNSTAEYNSILKI from the coding sequence ATGCGTACCCTTTTCCAAAAAAAAGTCATTATTCCAGTTGTTGCTTCAGCCTTTTTATTTGTTGGAGTAAGTTTTAAGGACGACTATTTTGAGATTGCCAAACAGTTGGAAATTTTCACGACTTTGTTCAAAGAATTGAATAAGAATTATGTAGATGAAACAACACCTGCAGAACTGATGAATAATGCTGTCAAAGGAATGCTGAGTTCACTTGATCCCTATACTGTATATTTTAATGAGCAGGAAGTACTGAAGTTTAAAATTAACAATACTGGTGAATACACAGGTATTGGAGCTTTAATCACTAGAGAAAATGATAAATTAATTCTGAAAGAACCGTATAAAAATTTCCCTGCTGACAAAGCTGGACTAAAGGCTGGTGACGAAATTATCCAAATTGGTGATACTCCATTGGCCGATTTCAAGGATGATGCTTCGCAACTTTTTAAAGGTTCTAAAAACACTAAAATTGATGTCAAATATATTCGTCAAGGCAAACCGTATTCGACCGTAATTGTATTGGATGAAGTCGAAATCAAATCGGTTCCTTATTTTGCCAAAATCGATGACAAAACAGGTTATATTGTATTGGCTCATTTCAATAGAAAAGCTTCTACTGAAACCAAAGAGGCATTAGAACAATTAAAAAGACAAGGTGCCGAAAGAATCGTATTAGATTTAAGAGGAAACCCTGGCGGATTATTGAACGAAGCGGTAAACATCTGTAATCTTTTTGTAGCGAGAAACGAAATTATTGTTACTACAAAATCCAAAATTGAAAAACATAACAACACTTATAAAACATCCCAAGACCCAATAGATACAACAATTCCTTTGGTAATTTTAGTAAATGGCCGAAGTGCTTCTGCCTCCGAAATTGTTTCGGGAGCATTGCAGGATTTGGATCGTGCTGTGGTTTTAGGAAGTCGTAGTTTTGGAAAAGGATTGGTACAAAGACCTGTTGAGTTAACTTATGGAACGCAACTAAAAGTTACTATTTCACGTTATTATACTCCATCAGGAAGGTGTATTCAGGCTTTGGATTATGCTCATAAAGACAAAAATGGTGTGGCTATTCGAACACAAGCTAAAAACTATAATGCCTTTAAAACCAGAAAAGGGCGCACTGTTTATGATGGTGGTGGAATTTTACCAGATATCGAAATGGAAGAAACCAAAACGAGTCCGATAGCAAATGCTTTATTAAAAAATGATGGCATTTTCAATTATGCAACTAACTATTATTATAAAAATCCAAATTTAGGCACTAAAATTCCAGTAATCACAGATGCGGATTATATGGATTTCAAACAATTTCTAAAAGCTCAAAAATTTACTTTTGATACCGATACTGAAATTGCCTTGAAAAATACTTTGGCAACAGCTAAAACTGAGAAACTAGATGAAGCTATTGCTCCAGAATATCAGCAGCTTCTCTTGGCCCTTCAAAAATCGGAGAATGCTTTATTGGATAAAAATCAAAAGGAAATCAAAGGATTACTGCTCGATGAACTCATCAAACGTTATCAATATCAAGAAGGACTTTATGATTATTACATTAAAAACAATCCTGAAATCAAAAAAGCAGTTACCATCTTGAATTCAACAGCAGAGTATAATTCGATTTTAAAAATCTAA
- a CDS encoding DUF4256 domain-containing protein encodes MGVKKELSQEKSNELLQILKTRFEKNSDRHKGLEWKNVLAKLEANSEKLWTLNEMETSGGEPDVVGYDNKTNEYIFYDCSVESPAGRRSYCYDREALDKRKENKPKNNALEAASVMGVELLTEEQYRDLQKLGKFDNKTSSWIATPADIRKLGGAIFADFRYETVFVYHNGADSYYAARGFRASLRV; translated from the coding sequence ATGGGAGTTAAAAAAGAGTTATCACAAGAAAAAAGCAATGAATTACTTCAAATATTAAAAACACGTTTTGAAAAAAACAGTGATAGGCACAAAGGTCTTGAATGGAAAAACGTTCTGGCAAAACTAGAAGCCAATTCTGAAAAATTATGGACACTTAATGAGATGGAAACATCAGGCGGTGAACCAGACGTAGTTGGATACGACAATAAAACAAACGAATATATTTTCTACGATTGTTCCGTCGAAAGTCCTGCAGGTCGACGAAGTTATTGCTATGACCGCGAAGCTTTGGATAAAAGAAAAGAAAACAAGCCCAAAAACAACGCTTTGGAAGCAGCATCAGTAATGGGTGTTGAACTTTTAACCGAAGAGCAATACCGCGATTTACAAAAGCTAGGAAAGTTTGACAATAAAACATCCAGCTGGATAGCAACACCAGCTGATATTAGAAAACTTGGCGGAGCCATTTTTGCCGATTTCCGATACGAAACAGTTTTCGTTTACCACAATGGCGCAGATTCTTACTACGCGGCAAGAGGATTTCGAGCTTCGCTTAGAGTTTAG
- a CDS encoding DoxX family protein → MNQEKTIEWFLRISLSIGFLSAVADRFGLWDKELSAWGNWGAFAKYTNSLMPFLSYNLASIVGGIATFLEIAFAIALLTNFKSEFIAKCSGVLLLIFGVSMAITLNCKAPLDYSVFTASAGAFALSILIKKNSQKNIA, encoded by the coding sequence ATGAATCAAGAAAAAACAATTGAATGGTTTTTAAGGATATCATTAAGCATCGGGTTTTTATCGGCAGTCGCAGACCGTTTTGGTTTGTGGGATAAAGAGCTATCGGCTTGGGGTAATTGGGGAGCTTTTGCAAAATATACAAATTCGCTAATGCCTTTTTTAAGCTATAATTTAGCTTCAATAGTTGGTGGAATAGCTACTTTTCTTGAAATAGCTTTTGCAATTGCGTTGTTGACTAATTTCAAAAGTGAATTTATAGCCAAATGTAGCGGTGTTCTGTTGCTAATTTTTGGAGTATCAATGGCAATTACTTTAAACTGTAAAGCACCACTTGATTATTCTGTTTTTACGGCTTCAGCGGGAGCATTTGCACTAAGCATTCTTATAAAAAAGAATTCGCAAAAGAATATCGCATAA